The Paenibacillus thermoaerophilus region GAGCGAGGCCGAGCTGCTCAAGCACGCCGTCATCGAGTCCCTGCCGTTCGGCGCCTCCTTGATCGATCAGTTGGAGGAGCCGCCGGTGTCCGCCCGGGTTCCCGCATGGGTCGCCGCCGGCGAACGTCCGGGTTCGGCCGCGGCCAAGGCGATGCGCCAGGAGGAGCAGGCGCTGGCTGCCGCTTCCCGGCTCGAGTCGGTGCCGGAAGGCCGGACGCTGCTTGTGGTCGCGTACCCGCCGGACGGGTCGGGAGCGCGCGTGTTCAAAGCCAGCCTGTGAGGCTTTAACCCCTCGGACCGATGCGGGCGACACCCGTCTATCCGAGCCAATGCCGCTCATCGCGAGCGAAACGCATTGGCTTTTTTTCATGTGCGGCCCGCTTCGGTAAAGGTTGCTTGATCCCCTTCCTTTCCCTCGCGCCGGGGCTCCTTATGCGTGTAAGCTGGGGATATACCATATTCGTCGCGGAGGAGGACTCATTTACTCATTTGATTCCATCGCGGCTTGAATTGCTGGAAATCACGGACCGCCGCATCTGGGAGGCGCGGAGTCGGCCGAGCTCTACGGGGCTCGAAGGAACCTGCTGGAGGCAACGCCACCGCTCGGAACGCTGGTGTTTTACGACGCGGAGGGCGAGATCGGCGGCATCCGACGCAACCGGGGGCACGTAGGTTTGTCTCTCGGCGACGGCCGCGTGATTCATGCGTGGGATCGCGTCCGGATCGACGAGTGCCGGGCGGTCTCCGAGCTTGCGCCCGCTCCGGGATGGACGCGGCCCGCGCCGGCGGGTTGGGTGCCGGCGGAGACCGTGCTGCGCGGTTCCCGGGCAAAAGAATGGGACTGAACAGCCGCCTTCCTGCGAGGCGCTTCGGCTGTTCAGTCCCTGCCGTTCTAATCCTTCTTCAGCTTCGCGTACAAGTAATTATACCGGATGCCGTGCTTGATCTCGTCCGTCATGATCTCGAACAGCATGTTTTTGTACATCTCCCCGGGCACGGCGAAATAAATCTGGCGGTACAGCTCAAGCGCTCCCGATTCGCCCATGATCGCGCGCGTCAGTCCGTCGGCGTAACTGGCCGGCTCCTGGAACGGTTCCGCGTCCGCCGGAACCGTCAGGATCTGCCCGGTAAGCCCCGCGTAAATCTGCTGAAACATGGAACGGTGCTTGCGCTCGTCGTTGCGGATCGCCTCGATCATGGAAGCATCCGTCTGCGAGGGCGCATTTTTGGCCAGATAGTCGTAAAACTGCTCGTCGGCGCGTTCGTCCTTCACCGCCTCCCGGATCAGCGGCCCGGCCCGGTTCGGATCGGTCAAATACGGCGACAGGATAAACGGCGGATCGGCCGGACGCGGATAACCGTAAATCGGATAACCCCAAGCCGGGGATATTCCAGCGGGCTGCCAAGCGGTTCCGAGCATAACGATTTCTCCTCCGTAGGCGTTGTTCCTACAGCCTATGCAGAGGGGCCTTGTGCGGTTCGGCCGCAGGTCCCTGCCTTGCGGCGTCCGGGTAAGACAGCCTCGGCGCCGCATTCATAAAAAAAGACCACGAAGACATTCTCTGTGTCGACTCCAGTGGTCTGGTTAACCAATTCCAAGTATTTATATCGGGAATAAAGAAATTCTACCATCCGGACTTTAGGTTTGTCAAGCTCGATTTTGCGCCAAAGCCGGAACGCGGCCCGTCCGCAGTCCCGAAGCGCTGTGCCGCCGTTCGACAAAAGCCGGGAAGTTGTCTTCGTCCGTCAAGTTTTTTGTTGCAAAAATCCCGTTGACAGGGAATGTTCGGTTCTGATAGTATCGCTTTAACGAATTTAATCACATTGGAATTGTCGGAATTAAATGGTGTCAATCCCATTGTTGACCGTTCGTACGGAAGCAATCTCTTGCCCGAGAGATTGCTTTTTGTTTTTAGTTC contains the following coding sequences:
- a CDS encoding ferritin-like domain-containing protein, giving the protein MLGTAWQPAGISPAWGYPIYGYPRPADPPFILSPYLTDPNRAGPLIREAVKDERADEQFYDYLAKNAPSQTDASMIEAIRNDERKHRSMFQQIYAGLTGQILTVPADAEPFQEPASYADGLTRAIMGESGALELYRQIYFAVPGEMYKNMLFEIMTDEIKHGIRYNYLYAKLKKD